AATGAAACTACTTTTTTCTGATAATGTGCTGCACAGTGTACAATGCAGATTGTcaatttattataatgattacatttattaaaggtTAAAGTGCATTGATTTGAAAGCATAGAACACAtgagatgagtaaagtatgttGTATTAATCTTTACAGGCAGAATTGATCGTAAGATAGAGTTCCCACTGCCAGACGAAAAGACCAAGCGCAGAATCTTCCAGATCCACACCAGCAGGATGACGGTGGCGGATGACGTGACCTTGGATGACCTCATCCTAGCGAAAGAGGACCTGTCTGGAGCTGACATTAAGGTTGTGTGCTTTTTATAGCTGTAATAGATGACGCACCTCAAGAAGTCAAATTACATAGACCGAAACTATGAATGCAGGACTTGTTAAATGTGTTACTCATCTGGCTAATGTTTTCTTTCAGGCTATTTGTACCGAGGCAGGTCTGATGGCTCTGAGGGAACGACGCATGAAAGTTACAAATGAAGACTTTAAGAAGTCCAAAGAGAATGTTCTCTACAAGAAGCAGGAGGGGACTCCAGAAGGCCTCTACCTTTAACCTGTCACTAGTCAAGTTCCTCTCTTCACCATTTGTTTCGTTTATATTAACACTTTCTCCTAATGTGACACACTGTTCATTTGTGCTTGATGGCaattaaacatttcttaaatgcGTCTTGGCTGAACTCACATTTATTCTGCTGATCTGAATAGATCTAACGAAAACATGTCCAGATCACATTGCATTCccccaaaataataaacattttattttatcgaGGGATCTGTTTTAGGTCAATTGAGTTTTTGTTCGTAGTGACATCATTCAAAGGAGAAGCACATGTCCCACCAAAGAATGCAGGTGTTTTAAATTTACTTATACTTATTTACttataatgtaattttatatGTGAGGATATTATAAGTGAGGAATTTATAAtgaaaattacaaatatatattattgtttactTTAGATCTTCTCTGAGGGATAGGGGAATTGCTTAATTGTCattaacaatttcattttttaaacatttttcatcttttgaTTTGTCGAGTGAGCCAGACGTTTTTTGGATGGTTTGACATTTGATTACATCTGTAAACATTACTCAAACATTTTGactatttacatattttcattttcagtgttAAGTAATATCTTGGTTCTTAAAATCAATCTAAAGTTCATTCTGGTAAAGAGCACTTCAACACAGCCTTCAGCTCAATGATGTGGTTTATCATTTAGGAAATCACACTTTTCGTATTTGAAGTTTTATAATAGTTTCATAGTTGGACATTCAAAACACTTAGGTCTTCAAATATCACCAAGTTTGGTCTCCACCTTATATATCAAATATGCCATAGTGTAGCGGCTACtattacataatttaaaaaggaaaataaaacaaagatgcGAGTGCGTAATATGTTGGATTTGGACACAAATACAAGAGGTGATGAGATGTAACGAATCATGGGAAAACAAACATGACCGGTTATATTAGCActgcaaaagaaaacaatccACAGATCTCTCAATATTCACTTTGGTCTAAATCAAGTCTTTGATGACTGTTGTGTACAGAAGTTCAGAAGCATACACTGAGAAACTCTGGGCAGAGACATTCACAAATGACATAGGACACAAAAATACAGAACTGAAAGAGTGAAACGGACCACgttgaaaaaaaaagagttgaAATGACTTGAGGGTGTGAAATCTCATCTGTGTTAAAGTTCGACACACAGTGTGTTCAAAACACACTTCAGAAATGGGATAAGAAGCGAGTATGTGtgaaaaatcattcatttcTATGGCTCACAAAATATTACTCAGATAAATAGAGAAAAGTTGTTAGAAATTCAAACGTCCAGGATTTCTCCTCCACGTCCAGGTGAAAACAAAGAACCaagctttatttaaacagaaaacataacaGCCCTACTTTGAGTGAGATTAGTTATGTGAATGCATGTTTTCAAACGTGTAGTGAATTATGTTTTAGTTATCTCAATCTAGAGTAACGCAACACAAACATAAGTAGACCTTTGCGTCGGCTCCATAACAAACAGAACCAGTTTTAAAAAGGGTGCTTAAATTGCTGCAATTTACCtattaaatatctttctctcaaAAGCGCATCATCCTTTCTCTTACGTCACTACAAGCATTGcgacaaaaaattaaaaacaaaacgcaAACAAAAAGCAAAGAACGTACTTTGCAAAGACAAATACAATCATGATTGCATTCCTTTATTTTCGACAAACCCAAataatttgctgtttttaaggacaaaaatcaaaaggaaacctcgggtttgtttgtttttcagctgGGGCTGGacgtgtgtgttgttgtgtgtttctaCATGTGAGGGAAAACAAGAGGGGCGTGTTGTAGTGTCAAGTGAACTTCCATGTGACCTGTTCTTCActcatcttcatcctcctcctcttcctccccGTCAGAAAGAGTTGGACAGGCGGCGAGTTGGCGATAACCGTCCAGCCACTTCTCCACCATCTGAGTGACGAGCGGGTGGTTCCGCCTCCTAGAGCTCTTCTGCATGGCGACCAAAACCCCGCCCTCCGTCACGCAACAGTCCATCCACTGCCTCAACATCCGCTCCTGTTGTTCCTCCGTTCCCATCTGACGGACACGAACAAAAGCCAATTAGAGAGATATCGACCAATCAAAAATAGTGTCTCGTATTgtaatctaaaaataaatgacacgCAACACAGACATCCCAGAATGCGAAAGAAAATCGAGAGAAATATCTAAATGTCTCTCACCTCTTGTGCTGACAGAAAGTGGATGTGCAACAGCTTTCGCTCGCTGTCGACCAACGGCAGGAAAGTGACCGTGACATCATCATCCGTGTTCAGGTTGGCGCCTGCGCCTCGATTATCGTAGCCATCGTTCTCCATGGCAACCAGGGCAGAAAAATGGCCGCGTGTGTAACCGAGGGCGATGGGGCTCTTCCAGCAGAAGCTTTGCTCCCACAGCAGAGGCAGGTATACACCTAGATTCAAGGCGGATAATGTTTAAACTCTCATGTCCgttattacaataaaaatgagaTCTGTGACAGATATAACAATCTTGAAAATACAGCGTTAGAAAATAGATATTTCTTCATTCTGATGATCGCTAATAACTccaaaaagaaaagtaaaacagTCACATCTCGAACAAAAATGTACTTTGGTAACCACGGAGACAAACAGTTACTATAGTTACCATGATAAATATAGTCTGTAATcgagaaaagaaacaaaattataGAACGTTTCTGAAATCttcttaatcattttttatcatcCCAAATCAGAAAAAAGGGAgtttttactatagttaacTATATTTAATTGTAGTTATTACTACACTTTGATAATGTATACCACACTATTATGTAATGTGAACTTAATACTGTACTATACTCTAAAAGTTTAAACTGTGGTAAATTGTGGAATACTGTAATGATTCATTCACTCTTTTAATGTATTCTGTAGTATTAACAACGGGAAATTGATCAACTGTATACTGTAGTAAGAGTCAAAAACACTTTAGTAACCAgcactttaaaaacagtttactatagtaaataccaaagtatactacagtatttttgtgGGATGTAACTGTGATGCAGGGTTTTTAGTGGGAGCTGGGGTTACCATGGGACACTTTGTAAGGGTGCACACCCACATTAAGTCATTCTAATAACGAATGTCATTCTAAATGTCATGACAACCAAACAAGCTGTTTTTGCTAAATAAACTGTGATATATGCAGACAAGAGCAGCTCACCCTGGAATCGAGTGTATCCCAGAGTCTCTCCTCTGAAGCTCTTGTAATATTTCACACCGTACACTATGATGGGTCTGCGCAGGATGTGTGCCAACACAAACACGTGCGTCTGCTCCAAACTCGCACCAGGCTGCAGCCAGAAGagataaagaaaacatacaaatgttaATGTGACCAAACTGCtacattttagcattattaCATTCCAGGACcacaacattttattgttaGGTCCATGTAAATTACAATTTGCAATCTagtttaaattatgaaaatatgcACTAGGGCTTTATTTACACACGTGAGGAATCGAGGGACGACTGGAAAAACTCTAGTACGcaacagtaaataaatgattataatataCTTCATTACATTgaaatttactacagtttactttaGCTATACTTAAGTAAACTGTAAGACTTCGTTTCATGTGGGAATGtcccagcaaaataaaaaaatgaagaaccctatttttcatgaaatattgcagagtttattgtaaatagtttatcaatgtgggtcattctcttttgaAAATTCTTGTGActtcataatcttcagttcAAATtggaaaatgcacttccttcctgtaatgactatccatcttagatGAAGTATGtaagacggcttgggcggagcatccgttaactcctccccttctaCGGTCTGTCTGCTGatagttccatttcaaaatgcaacggctgctTTTGtatatccaatcaaatcgctAGAAAAGACAAAAGCCATGCCCACTATTTTTCCTCATTCAAAATTCAATTTACCTCTGAAATGCGACAAAATACGGAAGTATTTGGgtgggatgtgtgtgtgtaagagagagggACTTTCAGTATGAGTGCATCTGTGACTGTATTAATAGTATTAAAAACGCTATAAAATGGTTATCACGATGTTGAGGACACAAATGTCCTATTAAATGCAAAATCATTAAATGCCATTTTCCGTTATAATTTGTCCGCCCTCTTGAAACAGTCAACATTTCACATAATCATCACTCACAATAGATATCgatctttcttttttatgcaGCCACAACTTTGTGCAGCCTCTGgataagggctgtcaaacgattaatcgcatccagaataaaagttggGTTTTGTGCATATTACTTTCCAGTagctcaatggtaagagcattgtgttaacaatgtCGTATCATATTAGTTTGTAATAACGTGATATTCATACATGCAAATAACGGCAGTTGCCAAGGAACCGTCaatcagagccattgagagagttCTGCTAAAGGAAATACAAAACGCTGGTTCGTCATGTTATTCATGGAGCTTTTTAGATAGTTCCAggattttttttcctctttaaatgctttatttctttcattttttattcattaaatggctttagtctttaaatgggttagaagtttacctcagttggtctgtttagttgcagatccatgcgttactagtaacttccgggatcTATTGAGAGCCTTTATGAGGCTCCACTTCGTTCCATTGCAGTCAATGaagttgacgcaactctctccTTCAATGGCTCTGCCGTCAACTAGCCTTCCATTGTTCACAGACTGGTTTTGACAGTTCCAATATGGAGGATAATTTGTCTATAGTAACTAATGATGTGAGGCTATGCATGTATGCATATGAGGATCTATGTATGACTATAGTAACCACAACACTgctagaaaacaaaaataatgtcatcTATGGGTGCTGTGTAGCGATGCCGGCAGTAGATCAGAACTGCATGCTTTCGAACTGGTTGTATACCTGACTTGCTAAAGACAGTATGAAAGCCCAGTCCTCCTGCCACTGTTCCTCTCTTAGGGAGAAATGTAAACCGAAGCTCTGGGAATACCAGGATTCCCACTCTTTCCAGCGTGTGTAGAACCTATAGAAAAGACAAACACGCCAGTTATATCTTTGATACGATCCATAGATATCATTACTCACATTTAAATGAGTCATAAAACAATTTAAGTTTTGTTAAGATGTTTTAGGATTAGTCATCTACTCTAGGCTGCTGGATCACTTGAACCACTGACAGATTAAAAAGACTTTAACACCAGGAAATTGTTGactcttcattttctttcttacCAGTGAGAGCAGTCGTGTAAACTATCGTTGAGGCTTTTTCTCAGGACCGAGTCTTTGTCATAAATTCCCCACGTGGCCTGTAAAACAGAGTCCAGAAGACAATCTCCTGCGGTTCTGTTCCACAGAGCGTACAGGCGGCTATCCAGACGTGTGCCCAGCTCCAAAGACCAGTTTATGATGGGAGACTCCTCTTCCAGCTCTGTGGAGGACAACAACAGTTTGTCAAAGCTACTCTTTGAACTTTAAGTGATGTGTTTAAGTTATGTGATCAACTGGTGAAAAATAGACTGAGGGTCTGTTCTGATCTGATCATGCACAGAACGTAAAACATCAGCGAATGCAAATAGTAAAGTAATTTGgcattcaaaaataataaaatacagactttgtaaacattttttcgAAACATTTCCCATATTTTTGGTAACTAGTAtgttaaaggagcaatgtggggATTTTAGCGGCATATAGTGGTGAGGAgagcgaattgcaaccaaaggttcactccacccctccctctTCCTTTCGACACACTATggtaagatgtcgtcatgtttagacttctttgccgaaggagaaaacatatttacgaaacgcactctgCGAACTGTTTGTCTTGTGAGCTAccatagaaacaacatggcaaattccatgcaaggggccACACTGtgtatgaagatagaaatagctcattctaaggtaatagaagcataatgcttcattatataaggtctttttacacctctgaaaacacagttcaaataaaatatacacactGGAACTTTAAAAGTTTGTGATCCTGCTTCCATGAGTTTAAAagcacacatactgataaattAACAAAGACTGAAGGAAAAACAGTACGTCACGTTGGATAAAacagtctgccaaatgcataaacgtaAATGCAACTTGCAGAAACACACTGTTTCCTGTGTGTTGTGGTTACCTTTTTGCACATCTCGATCCAGGACCTCATCAAACAATTTTTCTTGAACGTTTGGGGAAAGGTCTTCAATATCTTAAGAGGAAAGAAGACAACCCATTTACAAACCTTTTGTTGAGGACAAATAATGGTCATTTTCACGTGCTCCTTTGAAACAGGAATGTATGCAATGAACATCAGAGATAACTCTAATGTTGTGTTCCCACTGAATGTGGATGAAGCgttaagcgcgagtgatttacatgttaagtcaatgcaatgCAACTCTATTCTTCGCATGACCCACGTTACACTTATGAACCTGTGGCAGCagatactttttttaaacaagagtAAAAGATAACCTGCTGGTAGTGTGAAGGTCACGAGGTCAGTGAAGAAGTTACAGGGAAATTCTCCTTTACGTCTGTGAAGAGCTGCGGCCACCTCCCTGCGAATCTGTTCTGTTAATTCGGGACACACCAGCGCCGGTATACACTTAGCTGTCTGCTGAGATACCTAAAGAgtgaagaaaacaaattcacatTAAACACAAGACTGGGGATCTCTAGCAATCTTGATgcatcaaatgaataaatgtctgATACATGATAATATTGTGATTCTTTATGTCTAGTGTATTGTCATCACTTTAATCTTTCATCTACATTGAACTTTATTGTTAGaaacattgtatattttttcttctgttgaacacaaaatgagattcTTTTAAGAATTTgagtaaacaaacagttctggggcaccttaaactaccatttcatttttcctgctatggcaGTCAATTATGTTCCTGAACTGCAagtttctaacattcttccgaatatctttcagagtgttcatcagaacaaagtaatttatacaggtatgaaatgacatgagggcgagtaaatgatgacagaatttccatttttgctAAGCTCCTGTTGTGAGACCGGTTCACGTCTGACATGAAAAACTCTGACCTCGGTGAGCAGTACTGCCAGCATGTCCTGTCTTTGGAAGCGGATGGCGAGGTGCACCAGCGTGAAACCAGTGTCAAATGCAGATGGGCGGTTCAGAATCCGCACCTCGTCTGTGGTCAGCTGACGTGCAATGTCACCACCTGATGACTTATACGCCTCCACGGCGGACAGATCCCCCTCCACCACACCTAATAATGGAGGCGGAAAACATTTCAGTGGACCGatgaatacaaacacacatcaacaaaCAACACGCTTTTGTTGATACTGCAGTATGCATTTCAGATTTCGTGTatgaatatacaaatataacatGAATTCTCAAAAGACGGATGCAAGAGAGTAGAAAGCTAATAGAAAACTGATACTGGGGGTGAGCCCACGAGAGCAAATTTGTCGCTTTGCATGTGgcatcaaacaaaaacacatgcaaatccTTTTTGACTGATAGAgataaaaacaagatttgatatcaaacaatataaaaagaATCTCAGAAAACGTCATGTCACCAAAGATTTTGTGCGGTGCAAGTCGTTAGACAATACATATTGTATTAAAATTTgcataaattatatttagaaaaaacagcaaatatacagttgaaaaaaagacaaatgaccAGGTTTTCAAACTTATTATCCtaacttttttcattatttacacaccctcattttaaacctgtgagactttaattcttctgcagaacacaacagaagatattttgaagaatgttggtatccaaacaTCAATGGGCCCCACTGACTTCCACTGAATTgtcacaaaaccacagagacatttcacaaaatatcttttgagTTCCACGGaggaaagagtcatataaaggTTTTTGATTTTGCAGTGAACCACCATGTCTGCTCAAATAATGTGATTTGTTTCTCACCAGCGCACGCGTTTAGAAACAGCCAATCGCTTCTGCGCATCCGGTTCCTGATCTGTTTAAGCTTTTTAAAGTCTGCCTCCTGCTCATTATCGCTGCCCATCGCTCCACATGCCAGCTCGATCTTCACCTCCGCCTGCCCTTTACATGAAGGAGGAGAGAGTTTTCTCTGCCTGCCCCGCATTCCCCCGCTCATCCCCCCACCCCCTGTTGTCCTTACATTCTCTCGCTCCTGCTCGTTTACGAAGGACTGGGATGTAGCGCTCTCCGCCTCCGAGTCGTGCAGGGGCGTCTCAGGCGTACTGTTGGGCTTAGGGTGGTCGCAAACCACACACCGGAGACTCTTTGGCCAGTTGTCGTAGGTACAGGCTGAGCACTCCCAACGCTGAGGGTGCATGTTCAACCGGTTGCGATCGTTGTACTCCTCGCATGGGTCAGAGATCACAGGGGAAGGTCTGGAGCACGAGGTCTGGGGGGCCTCTGATGGGCTGAGGGGCCGCTGCTGCGACCCCTGCTGCCTGTGACAGAGGCATTGCGTGCAGCGGATGGCCCGGGGCCAGTTCAGGT
The sequence above is drawn from the Triplophysa dalaica isolate WHDGS20190420 chromosome 15, ASM1584641v1, whole genome shotgun sequence genome and encodes:
- the zranb1b gene encoding ubiquitin thioesterase zranb1-B isoform X1 produces the protein MTDFGVKWSCEYCTYENWASAIKCTMCRAQRHNAPIITEEPFKSSSSLDPQLCTTQGGSTLLICPDSSARPRVRIADELPETSSKWSCHMCTYLNWPRAIRCTQCLCHRQQGSQQRPLSPSEAPQTSCSRPSPVISDPCEEYNDRNRLNMHPQRWECSACTYDNWPKSLRCVVCDHPKPNSTPETPLHDSEAESATSQSFVNEQERENVRTTGGGGMSGGMRGRQRKLSPPSCKGQAEVKIELACGAMGSDNEQEADFKKLKQIRNRMRRSDWLFLNACAGVVEGDLSAVEAYKSSGGDIARQLTTDEVRILNRPSAFDTGFTLVHLAIRFQRQDMLAVLLTEVSQQTAKCIPALVCPELTEQIRREVAAALHRRKGEFPCNFFTDLVTFTLPADIEDLSPNVQEKLFDEVLDRDVQKELEEESPIINWSLELGTRLDSRLYALWNRTAGDCLLDSVLQATWGIYDKDSVLRKSLNDSLHDCSHWFYTRWKEWESWYSQSFGLHFSLREEQWQEDWAFILSLASQPGASLEQTHVFVLAHILRRPIIVYGVKYYKSFRGETLGYTRFQGVYLPLLWEQSFCWKSPIALGYTRGHFSALVAMENDGYDNRGAGANLNTDDDVTVTFLPLVDSERKLLHIHFLSAQEMGTEEQQERMLRQWMDCCVTEGGVLVAMQKSSRRRNHPLVTQMVEKWLDGYRQLAACPTLSDGEEEEEDEDE
- the zranb1b gene encoding ubiquitin thioesterase zranb1-B isoform X2, which produces MTDFGVKWSCEYCTYENWASAIKCTMCRAQRHNAPIITEEPFKSSSSLDPQLCTTQGGSTLLICPDSSARPRVRIADELPETSSKWSCHMCTYLNWPRAIRCTQCLCHRQQGSQQRPLSPSEAPQTSCSRPSPVISDPCEEYNDRNRLNMHPQRWECSACTYDNWPKSLRCVVCDHPKPNSTPETPLHDSEAESATSQSFVNEQERENVRTTGGGGMSGGMRGRQRKLSPPSCKGQAEVKIELACGAMGSDNEQEADFKKLKQIRNRMRRSDWLFLNACAGVVEGDLSAVEAYKSSGGDIARQLTTDEVSQQTAKCIPALVCPELTEQIRREVAAALHRRKGEFPCNFFTDLVTFTLPADIEDLSPNVQEKLFDEVLDRDVQKELEEESPIINWSLELGTRLDSRLYALWNRTAGDCLLDSVLQATWGIYDKDSVLRKSLNDSLHDCSHWFYTRWKEWESWYSQSFGLHFSLREEQWQEDWAFILSLASQPGASLEQTHVFVLAHILRRPIIVYGVKYYKSFRGETLGYTRFQGVYLPLLWEQSFCWKSPIALGYTRGHFSALVAMENDGYDNRGAGANLNTDDDVTVTFLPLVDSERKLLHIHFLSAQEMGTEEQQERMLRQWMDCCVTEGGVLVAMQKSSRRRNHPLVTQMVEKWLDGYRQLAACPTLSDGEEEEEDEDE